One segment of Candidatus Hydrogenedentota bacterium DNA contains the following:
- a CDS encoding RHS repeat-associated core domain-containing protein gives MTLRRNRGIGDRCRISDNGNLTKVTATGRDDTLLAYDGMNRLTKVSSPGINEAQTTTYDLLGRVSARSTVSGGIMSHAYDKWRRVTAMNLGGTTTTQAYDAWGRLTGRAQGGYSATYAYPPAADLRRYGDKLYSVTSDFPGEGDVTYEYGGDQKRRSRVAGASETWYNYDMGWNVLSEEDDADGATGALTATNVLLTPGAEVSALLADIAGASPASGAPRYYVTDHLGSTRGAYDASGAAAGTYEYSPYGGAYAVAGDALETLSASFTGKPWDADSNLYHFPYRMYSPERARWMTRDPLGMVDGPNVYAYVGGGVVMMVDVLGLSARADEAECYEKLRREFLSEVEDYLASQAIGYVVGLLLEGGLVFYCAYATYVAIASAGTLSVVAAACWAVSSFGLLGLSAVLVSPPTGSVDTALRETVKSLKRCLLQIGVDSDDLDLGGGYYRDERGHRRRIPTVRS, from the coding sequence ATGACACTTCGACGAAATAGAGGGATTGGGGATAGGTGCCGAATTTCTGACAACGGGAACCTGACGAAGGTCACCGCCACGGGCCGGGACGACACGCTGCTGGCCTACGACGGGATGAACCGATTGACAAAGGTGTCCTCCCCGGGCATCAATGAGGCGCAGACGACGACCTACGACCTCCTGGGGCGCGTGAGCGCCCGGAGCACGGTGAGCGGCGGGATCATGAGCCATGCCTACGACAAATGGCGCCGGGTGACGGCGATGAATCTCGGCGGGACGACCACAACGCAGGCCTACGACGCGTGGGGGCGCCTTACGGGCCGCGCCCAGGGCGGCTACAGCGCCACCTACGCCTATCCTCCTGCGGCGGACCTTCGGCGCTACGGCGATAAGCTCTACAGCGTGACCAGCGACTTCCCGGGCGAGGGGGACGTCACCTACGAGTACGGGGGCGACCAGAAACGCCGCAGCCGCGTCGCGGGCGCCAGCGAGACGTGGTACAACTACGACATGGGCTGGAACGTGCTGTCCGAGGAGGACGACGCGGACGGGGCCACGGGCGCCCTGACGGCGACGAACGTGCTGCTGACGCCGGGCGCGGAGGTGAGCGCACTTCTCGCGGACATCGCGGGGGCCAGCCCCGCCAGCGGCGCGCCGCGCTACTACGTCACCGACCACCTCGGCAGCACCCGCGGCGCGTACGACGCGTCCGGAGCCGCCGCCGGAACCTACGAATACAGCCCCTACGGCGGGGCCTACGCCGTCGCGGGCGACGCGCTGGAGACCCTCTCCGCCAGCTTCACCGGCAAGCCCTGGGACGCCGACAGCAACCTGTACCACTTCCCCTACCGCATGTACAGCCCCGAACGCGCGCGCTGGATGACCCGCGACCCGCTGGGGATGGTGGATGGGCCGAATGTGTATGCGTATGTGGGCGGAGGTGTGGTAATGATGGTAGACGTGCTCGGATTGTCAGCGCGGGCAGACGAAGCGGAGTGCTATGAAAAACTTCGGAGAGAGTTCCTGAGCGAAGTCGAAGACTATCTTGCGTCCCAAGCCATAGGTTATGTGGTCGGACTCCTCCTTGAGGGCGGCCTCGTTTTCTATTGTGCGTATGCGACATATGTAGCCATTGCCAGTGCTGGAACTCTTTCGGTTGTCGCCGCAGCGTGCTGGGCGGTGTCTTCCTTTGGGCTCTTGGGCTTGAGCGCTGTTCTCGTTAGCCCTCCAACAGGGAGCGTAGATACGGCATTGAGAGAAACCGTAAAGAGTCTGAAACGATGCTTACTTCAAATCGGCGTTGATTCCGATGACTTGGACCTGGGTGGCGGATACTACCGAGACGAACGAGGGCATAGGCGTCGAATACCGACCGTGAGATCGTAA